In Lemur catta isolate mLemCat1 chromosome 1, mLemCat1.pri, whole genome shotgun sequence, one DNA window encodes the following:
- the LOC123643291 gene encoding UPF0686 protein C11orf1-like, with product MSEMAASRCLCCSEFFQRQNLACFLTNPHYGSLINADGHGEVWTDFNDMSKFFQYGWRCTTNENSYSNRTLMGNWNQERYDLRNIVQPKPLPSQGLSENLTGSQDINLNWILLDANAQKSI from the exons ATGTCCGAAATGGCTGCATCCCGTTGTCTCTGCTGCTCAGAATTTTTCCAGAGACAGAACCTTGCCTGTTTCCTCACAAACCCACACTATGGCAGCCTGATTAATGCAGATGGCCATGGAGAAGTGTGGACCGATTTCAATGATATGTCCAAGTTTTTTCAGTATGGATGGAGATGCACCACTAATGAGAATTCCTACTCTAACCGTACCCTGATGGGCAACTGGAACCAAGAAAGATATGACCTAAGGAATATTGTGCAGCCCAAACCCTTGCCTTCCCA AGGTTTAAGCGAGAACCTCACTGGTTCCCAGGACATCAACCTGAACTGGATCCTCCTCGATGCAAATGCACAGAAAAGCATATGA